In a single window of the Aridibaculum aurantiacum genome:
- a CDS encoding two-component regulator propeller domain-containing protein, translating to MSSRRCWKVYAILLVYIFLAKVDTSAQHQWYEQKHTQRLWNNQNGLPQNTVFDIAKDGEGFVWIATEEGLARFDGTEMKVFDDQNIAGLSSNTFYDLEPSFKKNAVWAASESSVLLVNKRVKHTYDLSAKVGGARINNISEGANGRLWIGTSTGQLFYIQDHLVKEVDVWKTDDKKSIQVLQALGNDLLIGTDKGLYKLLHTGSKAELVAGTEKEYVRALAIDKDGSIWIGTKDNGLFNLGHNQRLHVTEKDGLKESFITCLAISPAGDLWIGTSSSGVQVLQAKANFKDEDLYTADGVRSIFFGANSLTWLGTSASGLVQLKPAEVQMLSPKFKLSSNLVVPVFQHDNGDIWVGTAGEGISIINRAGTRYINKKNGLSHNLILTIYGNKDFTYIGTPKGLDRYNNKTGRVDKHFAQQDGLVSNIVQMVFIGSDNRTWIGTRNGGLHLLSNNKIIKIKLPEAFLLTDITSAYEDSKHNMWIGSRGSGMIKIEPNGRMLSFLPKTILGCELIDDFCESSNGRMLMATEKGLLVYNGSKFLLVNSSKGLRYNSIFRIIDDGKGSIWLSGNHGLQRMKLHDLEMLEKQQVNQVPVRLFNSQDGMLNGEVNGGIFPAGYKLHDGTIWFPTVDGVAIVDPARVAEPAVDLETDILRISYGDKVDATLKDVRIPPGVYNIQVKYTSIDFLNPNSIQYHYRLVGMDDKWIAAGNRREAFFSKLDPGTYTFEVKAEQFNHFSKPASFTFQVQPFFYQTAWFRVLMVLLLFAAGFLFKQIQTNRREGGRLKALVDEQTYELKKSNERFKYAAQASSDAIWEWDLQQNSISWGDGFMRLFGYPFTSSNDPLFSMQKSIHPQDVERVLKGIKDQLEGTETLWQDEFRYLKADGSYAFVEDKGFIVRNEDGKPVRMIGAMQDITTRKQTELEREMIIQELTQSNNDLKQFSFIASHNLRAPLSNITGLLRLLDHSQLGEDNVPLLQMIEASTQGLQQTIDDVTRILVIKNNPDTHLSWIPVQEVLDKVTSTFISPLSDISAVIHKDLQVDHLYYNRSYLESIFLNLISNAIKFRSGARSLVINISTYCSDDGKVVLTFSDNGIGLNVEQYKDRLFGFHQRFHEEKEGKGLGLFIIKSQVNALGGKVEVQSEVAKGTTFIITFHHNCTQEPLVENVNVERGLPVEIETA from the coding sequence ATGAGTAGTAGGAGATGTTGGAAAGTATATGCGATACTACTTGTATATATTTTTTTAGCTAAAGTAGATACATCTGCACAACACCAATGGTACGAGCAAAAGCATACCCAGCGGTTGTGGAATAATCAAAACGGGTTGCCGCAGAATACTGTATTTGATATAGCTAAAGACGGAGAAGGTTTCGTATGGATAGCCACTGAAGAAGGATTGGCCCGTTTTGATGGTACTGAGATGAAGGTTTTTGACGACCAGAACATTGCTGGTCTTTCCTCCAATACATTTTACGACCTGGAACCTTCATTTAAAAAAAATGCAGTATGGGCCGCTTCAGAGTCTTCGGTTCTGCTGGTGAACAAACGGGTTAAACATACATATGATCTAAGTGCTAAAGTAGGTGGCGCCCGTATCAACAATATCTCAGAAGGTGCAAACGGGCGGCTGTGGATCGGCACCAGCACCGGCCAATTGTTTTACATACAGGATCACCTGGTGAAGGAGGTGGATGTATGGAAAACTGATGACAAAAAGAGCATACAGGTGCTTCAGGCACTGGGGAATGACCTGCTAATTGGAACCGATAAAGGACTTTATAAACTTCTACATACAGGCAGTAAGGCAGAACTGGTGGCAGGAACCGAAAAGGAATATGTTCGCGCACTGGCCATTGATAAAGATGGTTCTATTTGGATAGGAACAAAAGACAATGGCTTATTCAACCTGGGCCATAATCAACGACTTCACGTAACAGAAAAAGATGGACTGAAAGAATCCTTCATCACTTGCCTTGCCATTTCGCCGGCTGGTGATCTATGGATAGGCACCAGCAGTTCGGGCGTGCAGGTGTTGCAAGCAAAAGCCAATTTCAAAGATGAAGATCTTTATACCGCTGATGGTGTCCGCAGCATATTCTTTGGTGCAAATAGTCTCACCTGGTTGGGTACCTCAGCTTCAGGATTGGTGCAGCTGAAACCTGCAGAAGTCCAAATGCTTTCTCCAAAGTTTAAGCTATCCTCCAACCTGGTGGTACCAGTCTTTCAGCATGATAATGGAGATATATGGGTTGGTACAGCAGGAGAGGGAATAAGTATTATTAACCGTGCCGGCACCCGGTATATCAATAAGAAAAATGGGTTGTCGCACAATCTTATATTAACCATCTACGGTAATAAGGATTTTACTTATATCGGTACACCAAAAGGGCTTGACAGGTACAACAACAAAACAGGCAGAGTGGACAAGCACTTTGCACAGCAAGATGGGCTGGTAAGCAATATTGTTCAGATGGTTTTTATCGGTAGTGATAACCGGACATGGATCGGAACAAGGAACGGAGGTTTGCATCTTTTATCCAACAATAAGATTATTAAGATCAAGTTACCAGAAGCATTCTTACTTACCGATATTACCAGTGCTTATGAAGATTCAAAACATAATATGTGGATTGGATCGAGAGGTAGCGGCATGATCAAAATTGAACCAAACGGCCGCATGCTATCTTTTTTACCAAAGACAATACTTGGGTGCGAGTTGATTGATGACTTTTGTGAGAGCAGCAATGGCCGTATGCTAATGGCTACGGAAAAAGGCCTGTTGGTGTACAATGGATCTAAGTTTTTGTTGGTGAACAGTTCAAAAGGTTTGCGCTACAATAGCATCTTCAGAATTATTGATGATGGTAAAGGATCTATATGGCTTAGTGGAAACCATGGTTTGCAGCGCATGAAACTTCACGACCTGGAAATGCTGGAAAAGCAGCAGGTAAACCAGGTGCCTGTACGCTTGTTCAATAGCCAGGACGGCATGTTGAATGGAGAAGTTAATGGAGGTATTTTCCCTGCCGGTTACAAGCTGCACGATGGAACTATCTGGTTTCCTACTGTGGATGGTGTAGCCATAGTGGATCCTGCAAGAGTGGCAGAACCAGCGGTGGATTTAGAAACAGATATTCTTAGAATAAGCTATGGCGACAAGGTAGATGCTACGCTAAAGGATGTACGCATTCCGCCTGGTGTTTACAATATCCAGGTGAAATATACCAGCATAGACTTCTTAAACCCAAACAGTATCCAGTATCATTACCGGTTGGTGGGAATGGATGATAAATGGATAGCTGCAGGAAACAGGCGTGAGGCCTTTTTCAGTAAACTTGATCCAGGTACATATACTTTTGAAGTAAAGGCGGAGCAGTTTAACCATTTCTCCAAGCCGGCGAGTTTTACTTTCCAGGTGCAGCCATTTTTTTACCAAACCGCGTGGTTCAGAGTTTTGATGGTTTTGCTTTTGTTTGCTGCCGGTTTCCTCTTTAAACAAATACAGACAAACAGGAGAGAAGGAGGAAGACTAAAGGCGTTGGTAGATGAGCAAACATACGAACTAAAGAAAAGTAACGAGCGCTTTAAATACGCAGCACAGGCCAGTTCTGATGCTATCTGGGAGTGGGATCTGCAGCAGAATTCTATATCGTGGGGCGATGGCTTTATGCGCTTATTTGGTTATCCATTTACCAGCTCAAATGATCCCTTGTTTTCGATGCAGAAATCCATACATCCACAGGATGTAGAAAGGGTACTAAAAGGTATAAAAGATCAGCTTGAGGGTACAGAAACACTATGGCAGGATGAATTCAGGTATTTAAAAGCAGATGGTTCATATGCGTTTGTAGAGGACAAAGGATTTATAGTACGCAATGAAGATGGAAAGCCTGTAAGAATGATCGGCGCGATGCAAGACATCACTACCAGGAAGCAAACGGAGCTGGAGCGAGAAATGATCATCCAGGAACTGACCCAAAGCAACAACGACCTGAAGCAGTTCTCTTTTATAGCTTCTCATAACCTGCGGGCGCCACTCTCTAACATTACTGGTTTGTTGCGCCTGTTGGATCATAGCCAGCTAGGAGAAGATAATGTCCCACTGTTACAAATGATAGAAGCTTCTACGCAGGGCCTGCAGCAGACAATTGATGATGTAACGAGGATACTGGTAATTAAGAACAATCCTGATACACATTTATCATGGATACCTGTGCAAGAGGTGCTGGATAAAGTAACCTCCACTTTCATTAGCCCGCTTAGCGATATTTCTGCAGTAATTCATAAAGACCTGCAGGTGGATCACTTGTACTATAACAGGAGTTACCTGGAAAGCATTTTCCTAAATCTTATTTCAAATGCAATAAAGTTCCGGTCGGGTGCAAGAAGCCTGGTGATAAACATCTCAACCTATTGTTCTGATGATGGCAAAGTAGTGCTTACATTTTCTGACAATGGTATAGGTTTAAATGTAGAACAGTACAAAGACAGGTTGTTTGGTTTTCACCAGCGATTCCATGAAGAGAAAGAAGGTAAGGGCCTCGGTCTGTTCATCATAAAGTCGCAGGTGAATGCACTAGGAGGTAAGGTAGAGGTACAAAGCGAAGTGGCCAAGGGTACCACGTTCATCATCACCTTTCACCACAACTGTACACAGGAACCGCTGGTAGAAAATGTAAATGTGGAAAGGGGCTTACCTGTAGAAATTGAAACCGCCTGA
- a CDS encoding response regulator has product MKKPLDILLIEDDVDDVDLLKEALDENSIDYQIEVIMEGDKVSNHIQDSTHLPGIIVMDLNLPKADGKEVLQVLKSNGPFSDVPVIVLTTSSSKEDIDYCYKMGVNKFITKPATIEGWNETISKILDVAGA; this is encoded by the coding sequence ATGAAGAAGCCTCTCGATATCCTATTGATAGAAGATGATGTAGATGATGTAGATCTGCTTAAGGAAGCACTTGACGAAAATTCCATTGATTACCAGATAGAGGTGATAATGGAAGGGGATAAAGTGTCCAATCATATACAGGATAGTACACACCTGCCCGGAATTATTGTAATGGATCTAAATCTTCCAAAAGCTGATGGCAAAGAGGTACTGCAAGTGTTAAAATCTAATGGTCCTTTTTCAGATGTGCCTGTAATTGTTCTTACTACTTCATCGTCCAAAGAAGATATAGATTACTGTTACAAAATGGGCGTGAATAAATTTATCACCAAGCCTGCTACCATTGAAGGGTGGAACGAGACCATCAGCAAGATTTTAGATGTAGCTGGTGCTTAA
- a CDS encoding CheR family methyltransferase — translation MADNKVGLELENINSNYIVGIGASAGGLEAIHELFDNMPADTNFSFVVIQHLSPDYKSLMPELLAKHTSMKIIEAADGMKLLPNHIYLIPSKKLMSVTKDTIVLTEKVDNRAPNTAIDTFFTALAKEKGNKAIGIILSGTGTDGTRGIEAIKNNGGIVIVQDAVSARFDGMPNSAIATGYADLILPPELIPGELTEFIVEAPFLKAFNELNRKDETIVKEILEIVKMETGYDFSSYKRPTINRRLVKRMTQNNFINLVDYRNFLNKNNEEVKKLSKDFLIGVTKFFRDGEAFDTLRQQVMPAILNKQGGEGSVKIWVVACSTGEEAYSMAILVQDHLEKNEAADVTVKIFASDIDPAALEVASRGIYPKTIANDIPGEWLEKYFKPEGDYYRISPIIRKMVVFAPHDVLKDPPFCKVDLVSCRNMLIYMNAELQHKILKKFHFALNSGGFLMLGPSENISILKEQVTEVNKKWKIFKTVERAKLLDDGMLPMLMDNRYLGKTKSFKQKNALNFLPELFSETVTEAFNFAGILVDKDMEVKQATGNFKNFLSFPDTNFNFSLQKLVAPELALAITSAVRRATTDGEKVVVKNIKIRDQNNSLRVITIIVRPFLQQDEFVQPFIYIVLCEEEKQQKVKKDYPVEQGSNDLQERLHELEQELKETKENLQSVVEELETSNEELQSSNEEMISANEELQSTNEELQSLNEELHTVNTEHQLKIKELIELNDDLNNYFLNTNIGQLLVDKNLIIRRFSPSAKLLVNLRESDIGRKISDISYNVQDIDLIADIKQVISTDEQIEKEVTTGDGAIYRMLINPFLRQDSTSDGTVITFVDITELKQLNSLIQSVFNSSLNGIMAFKAIRNEENQIADLEWLAANKFSENFLDLPPGHLVGRSFRTQFPDESKDIFEKLVHVIHSGETLFMEHFYEKKERWLQLIGVKMDDGLVLTFIDITTQKQALELLAKGYEDLRLKSNQLKTSNNELERSNYDLMQFASVASHDLKEPLRKIQTYGNLLYSKINSQLQDNELGYLDKMIRSSQRMQTLIDDVLTFSKLSNTNLHFTQTDLNNVLSRILEDLEIIIKEKKVAFHIPKLPVIEAIPGQMHQLFQNLISNGLKFNNSEEPMLAIEECEISLDEANELGIQADDFVCISVKDNGIGFDEKYVDKIFKIFQRLHSHSEYQGTGIGLAICKKIIENHNGHIKVESKPGKGTSFHIILPKKQVMVSVELTKEEIMSN, via the coding sequence ATGGCAGACAATAAAGTAGGTTTAGAACTAGAAAATATAAACAGTAATTATATAGTTGGAATAGGTGCATCGGCTGGAGGGCTAGAAGCAATCCACGAGCTTTTTGATAACATGCCCGCTGACACCAATTTTTCTTTTGTTGTTATACAGCATCTTTCTCCGGACTATAAAAGCCTGATGCCTGAACTGCTGGCCAAGCATACTTCTATGAAAATTATAGAAGCTGCTGACGGCATGAAGCTCCTTCCTAACCACATTTACTTAATTCCGAGCAAGAAGCTGATGAGCGTGACGAAGGACACGATAGTGCTGACGGAAAAAGTAGATAACCGTGCGCCCAATACAGCTATTGACACTTTTTTTACTGCGCTTGCAAAGGAAAAAGGTAACAAGGCAATTGGGATCATATTGTCTGGCACAGGCACCGACGGCACACGTGGTATAGAAGCCATAAAAAATAATGGTGGTATAGTGATAGTGCAGGATGCAGTTTCAGCACGCTTTGATGGCATGCCTAATAGCGCTATAGCCACCGGCTATGCCGACCTGATATTACCACCTGAATTGATACCCGGAGAGCTTACTGAATTCATAGTAGAAGCACCTTTCCTGAAAGCTTTTAATGAACTGAACAGGAAGGATGAAACCATAGTGAAAGAGATACTGGAAATAGTAAAGATGGAAACCGGCTATGACTTCAGCAGTTATAAGCGGCCTACCATCAACCGGCGCCTGGTAAAGCGGATGACGCAGAACAACTTCATCAACCTGGTAGACTACCGCAACTTCTTAAATAAGAACAATGAAGAGGTAAAAAAGCTGAGTAAAGATTTTCTGATCGGTGTCACCAAATTCTTCCGCGATGGAGAGGCCTTTGATACGCTACGGCAGCAGGTGATGCCTGCCATACTTAATAAACAAGGAGGTGAAGGCTCGGTAAAAATTTGGGTAGTAGCATGCAGTACAGGTGAGGAGGCTTATTCAATGGCCATACTGGTACAAGACCACCTGGAGAAAAATGAAGCAGCCGATGTTACGGTAAAAATATTTGCTTCTGATATAGACCCTGCTGCACTTGAAGTTGCATCCAGGGGTATTTATCCTAAAACAATAGCCAACGATATTCCGGGTGAATGGCTGGAGAAATATTTTAAGCCAGAAGGTGATTATTACAGGATATCACCCATTATAAGAAAGATGGTGGTGTTTGCGCCACACGATGTTCTTAAAGATCCACCGTTCTGCAAAGTTGACCTTGTGTCGTGCCGCAATATGCTCATTTATATGAATGCAGAATTGCAGCATAAGATCCTGAAGAAGTTTCACTTTGCGCTAAACAGCGGAGGCTTTTTGATGTTGGGACCTTCAGAGAACATCAGCATTTTGAAAGAGCAGGTAACAGAGGTAAATAAAAAGTGGAAGATCTTTAAAACAGTAGAGCGCGCCAAGCTGTTGGATGATGGAATGTTACCAATGCTGATGGATAACCGGTACCTTGGAAAAACAAAATCCTTTAAGCAGAAGAACGCGCTGAACTTTCTTCCTGAACTATTTTCAGAAACGGTAACAGAGGCGTTCAATTTTGCAGGCATCCTTGTAGACAAAGACATGGAAGTAAAACAGGCAACTGGTAACTTCAAAAACTTCTTAAGCTTTCCTGATACCAATTTCAATTTCAGCCTGCAAAAGCTTGTGGCGCCGGAGCTGGCGCTTGCTATCACCTCCGCAGTTCGTCGGGCTACTACGGATGGCGAGAAGGTAGTAGTGAAGAATATTAAGATCCGGGACCAGAATAATAGTTTACGTGTAATAACCATTATTGTTCGTCCTTTTCTGCAGCAAGATGAATTTGTGCAGCCGTTTATTTACATAGTACTCTGCGAAGAAGAAAAACAGCAAAAGGTAAAGAAGGATTATCCTGTTGAGCAAGGTTCCAATGATTTGCAGGAACGTTTACATGAACTGGAACAAGAGCTAAAGGAGACAAAAGAAAATCTTCAGTCGGTAGTAGAAGAACTGGAAACAAGCAACGAGGAATTGCAGTCGAGCAACGAGGAGATGATTTCAGCGAATGAAGAATTACAAAGCACCAACGAAGAACTGCAATCGCTGAATGAAGAACTGCATACTGTAAATACAGAACACCAGCTGAAGATAAAGGAGCTGATAGAACTGAACGACGACCTGAACAATTACTTCTTAAACACAAACATTGGCCAACTTCTGGTTGATAAGAACCTTATCATACGCAGGTTTTCTCCTTCGGCAAAATTACTTGTAAACCTGAGGGAGAGTGATATAGGCAGGAAGATCAGTGACATATCGTACAACGTGCAGGATATTGACCTGATAGCTGATATAAAACAAGTGATTAGTACAGATGAACAAATAGAAAAAGAGGTTACCACAGGAGATGGTGCTATATACCGGATGCTGATCAATCCTTTCTTGCGACAGGATTCTACTTCAGATGGTACTGTAATAACTTTTGTAGATATCACTGAACTGAAGCAATTGAATAGCCTGATACAAAGCGTGTTCAACAGTTCGCTTAATGGTATCATGGCCTTTAAAGCTATTCGCAATGAAGAAAATCAAATAGCCGACCTTGAATGGCTGGCGGCAAATAAATTCTCTGAAAACTTTCTTGACCTACCACCGGGCCACCTTGTTGGAAGAAGCTTTAGAACCCAATTCCCTGACGAAAGCAAAGACATCTTTGAAAAGCTGGTGCATGTGATCCATTCAGGTGAGACACTTTTCATGGAACATTTTTACGAGAAAAAGGAGCGCTGGCTTCAACTGATAGGTGTAAAAATGGACGATGGATTGGTGCTTACATTTATAGATATCACCACGCAGAAGCAGGCACTTGAACTGCTGGCAAAGGGTTACGAGGATCTGCGCCTGAAATCGAACCAACTAAAAACAAGCAACAATGAGTTGGAGCGGTCGAACTACGACCTGATGCAATTTGCGTCTGTAGCATCGCACGATCTGAAAGAGCCATTGAGAAAAATACAGACTTATGGCAACTTGCTTTATTCTAAGATAAACAGCCAGCTTCAAGACAATGAACTTGGATATCTTGATAAAATGATCCGGTCATCGCAGCGTATGCAAACACTAATAGATGATGTGCTGACTTTCTCAAAGCTGAGCAATACAAACCTTCATTTCACACAAACAGATCTCAACAATGTCCTCAGCAGGATATTGGAGGATCTTGAGATCATCATTAAAGAGAAGAAGGTTGCTTTTCATATTCCGAAGCTTCCGGTTATTGAAGCCATTCCTGGCCAGATGCACCAGCTGTTTCAAAACCTGATAAGCAACGGACTGAAGTTTAACAACAGCGAGGAACCAATGCTTGCTATTGAAGAATGTGAGATCTCTTTAGACGAGGCTAATGAACTAGGTATACAGGCAGATGATTTTGTATGTATTTCGGTAAAAGATAACGGCATCGGTTTCGATGAGAAGTATGTCGATAAGATCTTCAAAATCTTCCAGCGCTTACACAGCCATAGCGAGTACCAGGGAACAGGTATTGGACTAGCCATTTGCAAAAAAATTATAGAGAACCACAACGGGCATATAAAAGTGGAAAGCAAGCCAGGTAAAGGAACCAGCTTTCACATCATTCTTCCTAAAAAACAAGTGATGGTAAGCGTTGAGCTAACAAAGGAAGAGATAATGAGCAACTAG
- a CDS encoding PAS domain S-box protein translates to MTVTAPQSLGFLSSGGEMGKLVRNNDWSTTAIGTPDTWPQSLRSIVGIILNSQFPMFVWWGPELTTIYNDAYIPIAGKKHPTLLGNSGSKAWAEAWDDLSPLVERVFQGHSTWSEDQVLYINRRGYNEETYFTFSYSPLMNDNGQVEGLFCACIETSEKVFATRKIEESERNLRATILQSPVAMCILKGPSLVLEIANTRMFELWGKGADELLHKPIFEGLHEVRNQGLEEILAHVYNTGETFSASERPIELPRGGKLEMLYVNFVYEPFRDSDGSIIGIIAVAIDVTEQVVARLKVEESEQAMKRFKFMADNAQDPFLLMREDGSFAYLNRKALEAWGYSEDEANSLTVPDVFPDMDDEGFSELFEKGLHEKLHQQETLHKRKDGYIYPVEVNMGSLVLGGNPYLFAIARDITERKKLEDATRESEARYRLAVESARLGTFHVNMFRQTIMYSPRLAEIFGFSDMQNMPYKAFVETLHPEDVPIRTRAHENARHSGELFYEARIIQPAGDVRWVRLNGALINQETEPVLIGTVLDITEEKRNAELLEQKIEERTNELRQANEQLKQFTYAASHDLQEPLRKISFFTDRLLSKIGPDISEENVQIADRIRATSKRMRTLIDDLLNYSNASLGSVGFSDVDLNTVVHEVLDDMEATIIEKNATVEVGKLPQVKGDYRQMKQLFQNLVSNALKYHKKDTPPRVVIGCQVVQSELMPDLLHTSDRVKSFYELEVSDNGIGFQQEHHKRIFGLFQRLHGKSEYEGTGVGLAIVQKVIENHHGFITAESTYGEGATFKIYLPEN, encoded by the coding sequence ATGACAGTAACAGCACCCCAGTCACTTGGTTTCTTGAGCAGTGGCGGAGAGATGGGAAAACTGGTTCGCAACAACGATTGGAGTACAACCGCCATCGGCACTCCCGACACCTGGCCCCAGAGCTTACGCAGTATTGTAGGAATAATCCTCAACTCGCAGTTCCCAATGTTCGTGTGGTGGGGGCCTGAGCTGACAACAATCTATAACGATGCATACATACCCATAGCCGGCAAAAAGCACCCTACGCTTTTAGGAAACAGTGGTTCTAAAGCCTGGGCAGAGGCATGGGATGACCTTTCGCCGCTGGTGGAAAGGGTTTTCCAGGGGCATTCAACCTGGAGCGAAGACCAGGTGCTGTATATCAACCGCCGCGGTTACAACGAAGAAACCTATTTCACCTTTTCGTACAGCCCATTGATGAATGACAATGGCCAGGTAGAAGGACTCTTCTGCGCCTGTATTGAAACTTCTGAAAAAGTTTTTGCTACGCGGAAAATAGAAGAAAGTGAACGAAACCTGCGGGCTACTATCCTTCAATCGCCCGTAGCTATGTGTATTTTGAAAGGCCCATCGCTGGTGCTGGAGATCGCCAATACACGAATGTTTGAGCTGTGGGGAAAAGGCGCCGATGAGCTGTTGCATAAACCAATTTTTGAGGGATTACATGAGGTACGAAACCAGGGATTGGAAGAAATCCTGGCGCATGTTTATAATACCGGCGAAACGTTTTCTGCAAGCGAAAGACCAATAGAACTGCCTCGCGGTGGCAAGTTGGAAATGTTATATGTGAATTTTGTTTACGAGCCTTTCAGGGATTCGGATGGCAGCATTATTGGCATCATTGCCGTAGCCATAGATGTAACAGAACAGGTAGTAGCAAGGCTGAAAGTAGAAGAAAGCGAACAAGCCATGAAGCGGTTTAAATTCATGGCTGATAATGCACAGGATCCTTTCTTACTAATGCGCGAAGATGGTTCATTTGCTTACCTGAATAGAAAAGCATTGGAAGCATGGGGATATTCTGAGGATGAAGCAAATTCTTTAACCGTACCCGATGTTTTTCCCGACATGGATGATGAAGGTTTCAGCGAGCTTTTTGAAAAAGGACTGCATGAAAAACTACATCAACAGGAAACCCTGCACAAGCGAAAAGACGGCTATATATACCCGGTAGAGGTTAATATGGGATCTCTGGTGCTTGGTGGTAATCCTTATCTTTTTGCCATTGCCCGCGATATTACTGAACGAAAAAAACTGGAAGATGCCACTCGCGAAAGTGAGGCCCGTTACAGGCTGGCTGTAGAGTCGGCCCGGCTAGGAACTTTTCATGTAAATATGTTCAGGCAAACCATCATGTACTCTCCGCGGCTGGCCGAGATCTTTGGTTTTTCCGACATGCAGAATATGCCCTATAAAGCCTTTGTAGAAACTTTACACCCGGAAGATGTACCTATACGAACAAGGGCACATGAAAATGCAAGGCACTCAGGCGAGCTTTTTTACGAAGCGCGTATCATACAGCCCGCTGGAGATGTAAGGTGGGTGCGCCTGAATGGTGCCCTCATCAACCAGGAAACTGAACCCGTTTTGATAGGAACTGTGCTGGACATAACTGAAGAAAAAAGAAACGCAGAACTGCTGGAGCAAAAGATTGAAGAACGAACCAACGAGCTCAGACAGGCGAATGAACAACTGAAGCAGTTTACTTATGCCGCTTCTCATGATCTGCAGGAGCCACTGCGCAAGATCAGCTTCTTTACCGACAGACTGCTTAGCAAAATAGGGCCGGATATAAGTGAAGAAAATGTACAGATAGCTGACCGCATCAGGGCTACCAGCAAAAGAATGCGCACGCTTATTGACGACCTGCTTAACTACTCCAATGCTTCTCTTGGTTCTGTTGGCTTTTCAGATGTGGATCTGAATACGGTGGTGCACGAGGTGCTGGATGATATGGAAGCCACAATAATTGAAAAGAATGCAACAGTAGAGGTGGGGAAACTGCCACAGGTAAAAGGGGATTACCGGCAGATGAAGCAACTGTTCCAAAACCTGGTGAGCAACGCGCTGAAGTACCATAAAAAAGATACACCGCCACGTGTTGTTATAGGCTGCCAGGTAGTACAAAGTGAATTGATGCCAGACCTGCTGCACACCAGTGACCGCGTAAAGAGCTTTTACGAACTAGAAGTAAGTGATAATGGTATCGGTTTCCAGCAGGAGCACCACAAGCGGATATTCGGACTGTTCCAGCGCTTGCACGGAAAATCAGAATATGAAGGCACAGGTGTAGGATTAGCTATTGTACAAAAGGTTATAGAGAACCATCATGGTTTTATAACTGCAGAAAGTACTTATGGAGAGGGCGCAACTTTCAAGATTTATCTTCCTGAGAACTAA